The Tautonia plasticadhaerens nucleotide sequence CCTCGCCGACGACCCCAAGCCTCCCCCGGCCGACGAGCCGAAGCCGGGCGCCGAGGCCGACGACGGGACCCAGGGGCCCGGGCCCGATCGCCCCCGGAGGGTGGTGGGGCCCGTGGTCCGGTCGTCGACCGAGGCGGCCGACCTGCTCCGGGATCCGGGTGAAGATCCCTACGACCCGGCAATCGACTGGGCATCCCTCCCCCCCTGGCAGCGGACCTCCTTCTACGGGGTCCGGGCGAAGGGGACCTTCTTCGTCTTCGCCGTCGACTGCTCCGGCAGCATGGCCGACGACCTCCGCCTCTACCGGGCCAAGCAGGAGCTCCGCCGCTGCATCGGGGCCCTGCGGTTCCCCCAGCGCTACCTGGTCGTCTTCTACAACGACCGGCCGATCCCGATGGGCGGGGGCGTGCCGAAGTCGGCCGACCAGCGGGGGAAGGTGAACACCTATGCCTGGCTGGAGTCCGTCGACGCCATCGGCGGCACCGACCCCAGGGGCGCCATGAACCTCGCCCTCGGCCTCCAGCCCGACGCCGTCTTCCTGCTCTCCGACGGCGAGTTCCCCCCCGGCACCGAGGAGGGCATCGCCGCCACCAACCGCTCGACGATCCCGATCCACTGCATCGACCTTGCCGGGGGCCTCGGCGCCGAGCAGCTCCGGACCATCGCCGGGGACTCCGGCGGCCAGTACGCCCTGAGGCGCTGACCGCCGACCGCTCCCACAGTCGTGTCGTCGACACCGCCCATCGAGGGGGACCGAGTCGCCGAATTTCGGATGAGCCGCCGGACTCCACCCCGAAGCGATTCCCGGACCATGAATTCCCCGACCCGCCGCCCCGACCCGCCCGGCCGATCGGACCCGGCCCCGGGAGGTTCAGCCTCCCGGGATCGGGGCGATCCGGATGTCCCGGAAGCTGAGGTCGGTGGTCGGGTCGTGCCCCTGGATGCTGATGACCCCGGGCGCAGCCTTGTAGCCGTTGCGGCCGTTGTCGTCGGCAGGGCGATCGTCGGTCCAGTCGGTGACCTGGTAGCCATTCACCCAGACGGCGAAGTGGTTGTCGTGGGCGACGATCGTCTTGGTGAACCACTCGAAGTCGTCGGCCACGATCTTCCGGGCGGCCTGTCGGCGGTAGATGGCGCCGGTGCCGTAGTCGACGGGCTTATTCCGATCCTCTCCCTCATATTCGTTGCGGATCTGGGACTCGTACCCGCTCCAGAACTCGCCGGGGACGGCCCGGAAGAAGATGCCGCTGTTGAGGTGCTCCCCGTTGGAGAAGACGTCGAGCTGGAGGACGAAGTCGTCGTACTGCCCCTCGGTCTGGATGTCTCCCCGGCCATTCTTGACGTTGAGGTCGCCCTCGTCGGTGACCGAGTAGACCGACTCTCCCCCCTCCAGCACATTCCAGCCGGAGAGGTCCTCGCCATTGAAGATCGGCTCCATCCCCCGGGGGAGCAGGTCGACCCGGTGCACCCGAAGCTTGCCGCCGCCCTCGACCACGATGACCACCGGGGAACGTTCCCCGCCCTCCGTCGAGAGTTCAAGCGTGCCGGTCCTGGAGATTCGACCCATTGGATCCGCCGTCTCGTCCCGGCCGAACCCCACGATCGCCCCGGCGATGCCCTCGCCATCGGCCTCGACCCGGAGCGTGGCGTCGCCGAACTCGGTGGTCGTCCGCACCGTCGCCGGCCCGACGATCGTCAGCACGCCGTCCGCCACCGAGACGGCCTTCTCCGGATCCTCGGCCTCGACCGTCCAGCCGAAGGTCGTCTCGCCGTCGAACAGGCGGAGCCACCCCTGATCGATCTCCTCGGGAGTGAGCCCGTCATCGGCGGCGAACGCCGGGGGGACGGGGACGAGGCAGGCACAGAGCAGGGCGGCGACAATCGGCAGGCGATCGAACATGGCGAGGGCCCCTCGGGTGCGGGTCGATCCGGTCAAATCCGCATCATACGAGGGGTGCCGGCGTCGGGCCAGCGTCCGGCAGGATCAGGTCACCAGCCTGGGCCGGGCCGGGACGTTGGACAGGCCGAGCGCGGCGGCCCTCGCCTCGGCGGCCAGGAACAGCGAGCCGGTGACGCAGACCAGACCGGGGACCGGCGACCGCCTTCGCGCGGCCTGCAGGGCCGAGGCGGGATCGGCCGAGACCTCGGCCGGGGGCCCTCCCAGCGCCGAGACCGCCTCGGCGATCGCCGACGGATCGACCGCCCGGGGGTTCTCGACGTAGCGAGTGGCGATCACGGCGTCGAACAGTGGGAGCAGGGCCCGGAGCTGGCCGTCCAGGTCCTTGTCCCTGCTCGTGCCGAAGACGAGCGTCCGGGGGACGGACGGGAAGTTCGACCGCAGGGTCCCCGCCAGGGCCTCGGCCGAGGCCACGTTGTGGGCGCCGTCGATCACGACCCAGGGGGACTCGCCCACCACCTCCACCCGGGCCGGCCACCTCAGGCCCGAGACGCCCCGGGCGGCGGCCCCGGGGTCGACGTCCAGGGTGGGATCGGTTTCCGCCAGGGCGTCGAGGCTCGCCAGGGCCACGGCGACGTTCCTCGCCTGGTGTTCCCCCGGCAGGGGGGGGACGATCGGGCCCCAGTCCCTCCGCCAGGTCCGGACCCGGACGACGCCGTTGCTCGGCCGGTCGACCGGGGGCGTCGGCGGCTCGTAGTCGTACGAGACGTCGGGGCCGACCTCCCGGATCGGGCATCGCCTCGAGCGGGCCACCTCGCGGATGGCCGACAGCGGCTCGTCCCCCCGGACGCCGACCACCGCGGGCGTCCCCCGCTTCAGGATGCCCGCCTTCTCCCGGGCGATCTGGCCGAGGGTCGGGCCGAGCTGGCGGACGTGGTCGAAGGAGATCGAGGTGATCACCGAGACGCCAGGCCGGACGACGTTGGTCGAGTCCAGCCGCCCCCCCATGCCGACCTCCAGGGCCACCGCCCGGCAGCCGACCCGGGCGAAGTGCAGCAGGCCGATCGCCGTGGTCGCCTCGAAGAAGGTCATCCCCCGCCCCTCGGGGTCGGGCCAGTCGGCCTCGACCGACTCGACGACCGGCAGGACCTCGTCGCACCGGGCGACCAGATCCGAGGGGCTCATCATCGCCCCGTCGACCTCGAACCGCTCCTCCAGCCGGTGCAGGTGCGGCGAGGTGAACAGCCCGGCCTTGATCCCCGAGGCCGACAGCGCGGCGGCCACCATCGCGGAGGTCGACCCCTTCCCCTTGGTCCCGGCGACGTGGACGATCCGGAGGGCGTCCTGGGGGTCGCCGAGGCGGCGGAGCAGGCGCCGCATCCTCCCCAGCTTCAGCTCGGTCGAGGAGGAGGAGGCGGGCATGCCGAGCCGCTCGTAGTCGAGCCGGGCGTAGAGCGCGTCGAGGCGTTCCCGGTAGGCGTCGGGGGCGGGTTCGGTCATCAAGGTCGGTCGGGCCCGGAGGGGATGGGGTCTCGATGCGACGTCGAGCAGGAGGCGAGGCCCCCGTCGTCCCCCAGGTCGACGCCGAAGGGGGGGCCGAGGGCCCGGGCGGCGCCGTCGAGGACCTCCCCGACCAGTGCGTCGATCGAGCCCCCCTTGAGGAGGATCGAGGCCGCCCCCCCGGCCAGCGCGAGCAGGCGGCCGTCGGCCTCGCCGTCGCCGGTGAGCACGACGACGGCCAGCCGGGAGGCGACCGGGTCGAACCGCAGGGCGTCGAGCACCTGGAGCCCGTCGACCCCCGGCATCCAGAGGTCGAGCACCAGCACGGTCGGCCGGTGCTCCCGGACCAGCCGGAGCGCCTCGGCGCCGTCGCAGGCCTCCCAGACGGTCATGCCCGAGGCCCGGAGCCGGCCGGCGGCCACGAGCCGGAGGTCCGCGTCGTCGTCGGCCAGCACGATCGAGATCGAGATCGGGTCGGGAGGCGTCACGGCAGTTCCCCCTTCGCTCGGCCTCGCCCGGGGGACGGATCGGGCGGGCCCGGCCAATTCGGATCGTCCGGTGCGGCTCCTCCGAGGCTCGATCTCGGGCTTCAGCATACCCCGAGCCCCCCCCGGCCGCCATGTCGGATCCTCGGGCAGGCCGGGGCCGGGGCCCTCGCCGGGGGCGGTCGAGGCGGCGGCCCCGGCTCGCCGGGCGAATCCGAACGGGGCGGCCCGCCCCGGCGGCCTCGGCTCATCGTCCCCGGCCCGCCGGGACGGGCTCGCCCGTCCCGGGGTCGCTTGCCGATCCCGCCGATCGGCCGATAGACTCGCGGTTCGGGCACGGGATTTCCTCGGAGGATCGGGGACGCTCGGACACCTCGCCTCGGCAGCAGCCGACCGGACGGAGACCCACCATGACTCGGACCCGATATCCCCGAATCCCCGGGGGGTGGCTCGCCGTCGTCGTTGTCGTCGCGATGGCCGTCCCCGGGCCGAGTCCGGCGGGTGGCCAGCTCGCCCCCCGGCCGGGGGTCTCCGCCCCGAGCCGTCCGGGGCCGGCGGACCTGCTCCGGGCGGCGCTCGCCTCCAACCCCGTGACGGCGCCCTACCCGATCGAGGTGGTCGACCGGGGGGGACGGGCCGCACTCCGGGGCGTGGTCGGCACGAAGGTCATCTATGATGCCGCCATCCGGACGGCGATCGCCTCGGGAGTGCCCTTCGCCGACGAGCTGGTCATCGACACCCTGGCCGCGCAGGACGTGGCCCTCCGGGGGGCGGCGGCGATGGCCGAGGCGGTCCCGCCCGGGTTCGCCCCGCCGATGCCCGGGCCGTCCTACGGGGCGGTCGGCGGGTATCCTCCCCCGACGTACATGCCGTTCGGGCCCGTCCCCGGCGGGGCTCCGGGCCTCATCTACCCCCCTCCGCTGTTCGGGTTCGCGGACGAGCCGTTCTTCGGCCTCGAACCGCCGGTGATCAGCTACCCGCCCTACTGGGGGGCCCTCTCGGCCCGGAGGCTCGCCGAATACCGGGCGAACGGCCCGGCCCCGGCGCCGTTCCCGGCGGCCGGGGGCGAGTTGCCGCCCCCGGGGCTGGTCGACGTGGAGCTGGATCCCGACGGCGTGGCGACGATCCGGGGCCTCGTGCCGACGCTGGCCGACCGCGTCGCCGTCGGCCAACAGCTCGCCCAGACGCCGGGGATCACCCAGGTCATCAACCTGCTGGTCGTCGAGGCGGAGGCCACCTCCTCGGCCCCGGCCGACGCCGCCCCCCCGGAGCCGCCCGCACCGGGCCTGTTCATCGATCCCCGCCCGGTCCCCCCCGCCCGGCCCGGGCCCGGGCCGGTCCCGGGGCCAGAGGGAGGGGCCGGGCCGGGCGGGCCTGCTCCTCCGGAGGCCGACGCACCGGCCCCGGCCGAGGCGAGCCCGCCGGGCGACCTGCCCGAGCTGGCCGGCCTGCCGATCCGGGTGACCCTCCGGGACGGGACCGCGACCCTCTCGGGGGACGCCCCCTCCGCGGCGGCGGCGATGGCCGCCTATCTCGCCGTGAAGCGGCACCCGGGGGTGGACCGGGTGGTCGACCGCCTGAGGTTCTCCGTGCCGGTCGAGCCGGGGGAGAACCCGCTGCGGTCGGCCGCCGACCTCCGGGACGTGGAGGAATACCTCGGCGACCAGGTCCGCCGCCAGCTCGACGGCCTGGCCGAGGTCGACCGCGTCCGATTGCTGGGAGACCGGCTGGAGATCCGGGGCCGCTTGCTCGACCCGGCCGGCCTCCGGAGGGCCGAGGCTACCCTCCGATCGACCCCCGTGCTGCGCGGGTTCACGATCGCCCCGGAGCTGGTGCCCGGGGGGTGATCGGGGGCACGACATGGCACCCTGGAAAAGCTGCGTCGACCTTGAGGCCCGGGGTCGGCGAGGCCATCGAAAAAACCCCCGGGGGCGAGGCATCCGGGGTCGGATTGGCCTTGATCGTTCAACAAAGGCAGGCTTAGGATGTGCCCCGCGCGATACCCCGGGACATGGATGTGCCGGTCGCGTCCGAGGTTCGATCGACAACACGGATGGGCATCGGGACGAACCACCTCAAGGAGGGGGGACCGAGACCGCGATGATCGTCAAGCGCGAGGGTAGCAAGCTGGGGCGGGGTCCGGCCGCGGAGGCGACCCCGCGAGGCGTCGGGACTCCCCCCCCGGTCGACTCCGACGCCCTGGATCGCGGCCTGGCCGCCACGAGGGGCTGGCTGCTGGGTCAGCAGCGCGACGACGGCCACTGGGTCGGCGAGCTGGAAGGGGACACGATCCTCGAATCCGAGTTCGTCCTGCTGCTGACCGCCCTGGGCCGGGAGGAGGACGAGGTCGCCGTCAAGCTCTGCAAGTACTTGTATGAGCAGCGGCTCCCCGAGGGGGGCTGGGCGATCTACCCGGGCGGCCCGTTCGACGTCAGCGCCTCGGTCAAGTCGTACTTCGCCCTGAAGCTGGCGGGCGTGCACCCGGACCACCCGGAGATGGCGAAGGTCCGCGACCGGATCCTGGAGGCCGGCGGCGCCGAGGCCTGCAACAGCTTCACCCGGTTCTACCTGGCGCTGCTGGGGCAGATGTCGTACGACGACTGCCCGTACGTCCCCCCCGAGCTGATCTTCCTGCCGACCCGGACGGGCCTGAGCCTCTACGACATGTCGTCCTGGACCCGGACGATGGTCGTGCCGCTGTCGATCCTCTCGGTTCTGCGCCCGGTGCGGCACCTGCCGCCGGAGAAGGGGATCGCCGAGCTGTTCCGGCCGGACCTGCCGCCCCCGTCGAGGAGGACGGAGCGGGCCTGTTCCTGGTCGAACTTCTTCGTCGCCCTGGATCGCGGCTTCAAGTGGGCGCACCGGGTCGTGCCGAAGGCGCTGCGCCGTCCCGGGCTGGCGGCGGCCCACCGGTGGATGATCCGGCACTTCGAGGGCTCCGAGGGGCTGGGGGCCATCTTCCCGGCGATGGTCTACTCGATCTTCGCCCTGCGGAGCCTCGGCTACGACGACGACCACGTGCTGGTCCGCCGGGCCCTGGGGCAGCTCGAAGACCTGATGATCGAGGAGGGCGGCGCGGTCCGGGTGCAGCCCTGCGTCTCGCCGACCTGGGACACGGCGATCGCCGCCATCGCCCTGGCCGACTCCGGCGTGCCGGCCGACGACCCGAGCATGACCGCCGCCGCCCGCTGGCTGCTGGACCGGGAGATCAGCGTCCCCGGCGACTGGCAGCGCCGTCGGCCCGGCCTGGAGCCGACCGGCTGGGCCTTCGAGTACCGCAACGACTTCTACCCCGACATCGACGACACGGCCATGGTCCTGCTCGCCCTGGGCCGCACCGCCCTGGCGGGCCGACCCGAGGGGAGGCTCGCGACCGACCGGGCCGTCGCCTGGCTCCTGGCGATGCAGAACCGGGACGGCGGCTGGGCGGCCTTCGACGTCGACATCGATAATCAATTGCTCACCAAGGTCCCCTTCGCGGATCACAACGCGATCCTCGACCCGAGCTGCGCCGACATCACCGCCCGGATCCTGGAGATCCTGGGCACGATCGGCTATCGCCAGGACCACCCCGCCGTCTCCCGGGGGCTGGAATACCTCTGGGCCTCCCAGGAGCCGGAGGGCTGCTGGTACGGCCGCTGGGGGGTGAACTACATCTACGGGACCTGGCAGGTGCTGCTGGGCCTCCGGGCGATCGACTTCCCGATGGGCCACCCCTCGATCCAGCGGGCGGCCGACTGGCTGGAGTCGGCCCAGCAGGAGGACGGCGGCTGGGGCGAATCCTGCCGCAGCTACGACGACCCCGCCTGGATGGGCCGGGGCGTGACGACCGCCTCGCAGACCGCCTGGGCCGTCAACGGCCTGATCGCGGCGGGGAGGGCGCATTCGCCGAGTGTCCGGCGGGGCGTCTCCTTCCTGCTCCGGACCCAGAACGCCGACGGCACCTGGGACGAGCCGCAGTTCACCGGCACCGGGTTCCCGAAGGTCTTCTACCTCCGCTACCACCTCTACCGCATCTACTTCCCGCTGATGGCCCTGGCCCGCTACCGGGCCGCCGTCTCCGGGCCGGCCGCCCCCCGGCTGGGCCGGTCGCTGCACTCCGGGGCCCTCGCCTGCGGCGTCCCGGCCGACCCGAGGCCGCTGGACGTCTGAGGGGAGCGGGGATGGTCGGCGGATGACGGATGACCGATGGCCGATGCTCGGGTCGCGGTGCCTCGCCGATCCGGGCGAGGCCGTCCGCGCGTCCCGGGTCCGGGCCGGCCCCGGCATTTGACGTCCGGCATCCGGCCGGGTCGGGTCCGAAGGGAAGGCCAGCCCCCGCGCCGAGGGTCGGAGTGCGGAGCCACCTTGATTTCCCCCCGCCCCACCGACGATCCTCGACGGGGCTCCGAACGCCCCGCCACCCGCACCCCCCGCGACACGACCCACGCGCATGACTCAACTGCTCCCGCCCCCGGTGCCGGCCGACGTGGGGATCGTGGCCGCCCTGCCGATCGAGATCGGCCCGACGATCGACCTGCTCCGGGACGTGCGGACCTATTCCGACCCCGAAGGCTCGCAGCGGGCCGTGGTCGAGGGGATGCTCGGCGAGAAGGTCGTGGTGATCGTCTCGGCCGGGGTGGGCCGGAAGGCCGCGGCGAAGGGGGCGAGGCGGTTGCTCGGCGGGCACCGGCCGCGCTGGCTCGTCTCGGCGGGGTTCGGGGGGGCGCTCGACCCGGGCCTGAGGCGGAACGACGTGGTCTTCGCCACCGAGATCGTCGACGCCGCCTCTCCCGACGCCCCGCCGCTGGCGATCGGCCTGACGCCCCCGGCCTCGACGCCGGGATCGAAGATCAGGTATTCGTCCGGCCGGCTGGTGACGGCCTCGAAGATCGTCCGCACGGCCGCCGAGAAGGCGGCGATGCGGGGGCGGTTCGCGGCCGAGGTGGTCGACATGGAGACGGCGAGCGTCGCCTCGATCTGCGCCGATCGGGGGCAGCGGTTCCTGGCGATCCGGGTCATCAGCGACGAGGCCGGGGCCGACCTGCCCCCGGAGGTGATGACGGTGATGGGCCCGACCGGCGGCTTCCGCCTCGGCGCCACGATCGGCGCCCTCTGGAAGCGGCCCGGCAGCGTGAAGGACCTGTGGACCCTCCGGGAGCACGCCATCGAGGCGGCCGACCGCCTGGCCGAGGTGCTCCCGGGGATCATCCATCAACTGGATTGATTCCCAAGACCCGGCGGCGCCCGGAGGGGCGGCTCGCCGAGGGGGTGCGGCTCGACGCCGCCCTGGCCGATGCCGAGCGGGCGGCCCGGGCATCCCCCCTCGACCCCATCACCCTGAGCTACCGGGCCCGGGAGGACCTCGAATTCCTCGAATTCATGGCCCGGCTCGGCCTGATGATCGCCGATCGGCCGGGGGACGTCGACCTCCACCGGCGGATGGGAGACCAGGCGGCCGAGTCGGGCCGACCGGTCCTTGCGGCCCAATCGTCTCGCGCCGCCCTGGAACTCGACCCGAATTGCCGAGGGGCCCTCGACGGCCTGGCCGCCCTCAGGCGGGAGGCCGGCCCTTGACTCCGTCCGCCGCGCCTCGGGCGGGCCCCGAGGGGCCCGGCCGGCGGGGGCCGGGCCCGGATCCGGATCGGGTCAACGGACCTCGATCGGCTCCAGCGAGAGGGTGTTGAAGACGCGGACCACGTCGAGGAACTGGGCGTAGGGGGAGACGCCGTCGAGGCTCGTGGCGTTGAGCTTCAGGTGGGTGGCGTCGACCTCGGTCTGCTTCAGGGCGGCGTCGACGGCGACCCATCGTCCGTTGACATGCACTTCATTCCACATGTGATAGCCGAAGCCGCCGAGGTCGTCGGCGTAGAGCAGGCCGACGACCACCCGGGCGGGCACGCCGGCGGCCCGGCACATGGCGGCGGTCAGCACGCTGTGCTCGCTGCAATCGCCGCTCAGGTCCCGGGCGACGTCGCGGGCGGTGGCGAAGGCGGTCTCGAAGTTCTTCTCGCGTACGTTCTCGGCCACCCAGTCGGTGATAGCCACGGCCTTGGCCCACGGGTCGTCGGCGGCGCCCCGGATGGCCTGCCGGGTGAGGGCGACGACCCCGGGATCCTCGCTGTTGAGCATCGGGTTGGCGGCGAGGTATTCGGGCTCGACGGTCGCCGGCCCTCCCGAGCCGTCCCGGGGCCCGGAGGTGTGGACGTCCAGCAGGGTCGAGCCGTCGGTCGCCCGCCGGACGGTCTGGCGGTCGTCGGCCGGGAAAACCTCCTCGATCGGGGTGTCCCCGCTGTAGGAGACCCGGTAGACGGCCGACCTGGTGCCGGTGGAGTTGGTGATCTGGCGGGAGACGCGGACGATCGAGGCCTTGACGATGTCGAAGGAGCCGGAGCCGGGGGCCTCGGCGGCCTCCTTGGTGGTCCGGTAGGTGAGGATGCCGCCGAAGGCGTCGGTGTGGCTCTTGAGGATTTGGCCCCCGGAGTCGGCCCAGTAGGTGGCGTCCATGCCGGGCAGGGGCTTGCCGTCGGGGCCCTTCACCTGGGACTCGACCTTCAGCAGCGACATCGTGGTGTCGCCGCCGAGCTCGACCTCCTCGACCTCGCGGGCCTCGAGCACGGTCAGGCCGACCTGGTTGAGGTCGGGGATGAAGGTCTTGATCTCCCGGCGCTCGCCGGGGGTCATGGGGGATCGGGAGAGGCTCAGCTCGGGCCCATAAGGGCCCCGGACGTCGTCCCCCCAGGGGATCTCGACCCGTCGTCGCTGGCCGCCGGCCTCGAGGGTCAGGGGCAGGATGTCGTCCCGGGCGTCCCCGGAGATCCGCGTCTCATTCGGGCCGACGAGGCTCCGGGCGTCGAGCCGGAGGACCCGGCCGTCGTAGGTCTCGATCGTGCCGTACCGGGTGGCGATGACCACGTCGTCGTCCAGCCGCTTGATGTTCAGCCGGGAGTCGACCTGCACTCGGAGCAGCTCTCGGCCGTCCCCGGCGGTGACGGGCTCGACGCGGAGGTGGATGTGCCCGACCTTCCGGCCGCCGATGAAGACGGCGTCCCAGGCATCCCGGGCCTTGTCCGGGGCCGCGTCCTGGGCCTCGGCCCGGGGGGGGAGCAAGGTCGGCGTCGCCAGGGCGAGGGCCAGGGCGAGCGTTCGGGCGGCGAGATCGATCCCTCGCATCGGGCGAGATCCTCCCTGGGACTCGGGGCGGCGTCGGCCTGCTCGGGGCGACCGCCCGACGGGGCGATCGGCCCGGGTCACGCGATGGGGCCCCGGCCGGGGTCCGCTCATGCCGAGGCGGGTCGAGTCGATGGGTGCGGGGCCGGGCCCGGGGCGCGCGCCGCGACGACCGCCCGGCCCGACCACTATGGCGCATCGGTCGACCGGGCACAACCCGAGCCGGGCCCGCCCCGGCGGATCCATCGGCCGATGGATCCGCCGGGGCGGGCCCGGCGGTGTGGTTGGAGTTCCCGGGAATCGATCGCTTCAGGAAACGAGGATATTCATGTCGAAGCGATCGCTGGGCAGCAGCTCCAGCGCCGCATACAGCGCCAGTTGCTTGGTGTGATAGGACGGCACCCGGCCCCGGACGACGAAGCGGCCCTGGACCTCCTCGACGGCCAGGTCACGGATCCGACCGTGGGTTGTCTGCCTGATTGAATGCTCGACCTGCTCCAGGAGGGAGGTCGAACCATTCCCAAGGTTCCTCCGCATAGTCCATCACTCCTGAGATCTGTTGCGGGTGAATCGAGATCGCGAGGGGCTGCGATCCAGGAGGGAGTCTCAACATCCTTGGGGTGAGCACGCCCATTATCGTGCTCGCCTCGGGGAGAATGCAAGGGAAAAGGTTGACGGGTCGCCGGGGAACCGACCCCGCCGGTCGATCGTCGACCGATGGTTCGGATCGGGCGTGCCCGATTGCATTGTCGTCATAGTAAACACGGCAGCCGGCGTCGGAGTCAACCGACCAGGCCAGATTGCGCCGGGAAGTCAGCCCGTTTCGGGCGGAGGCTCCGGGAGCGAGGCGGTCGAACCGGCCCCGCCCGGGCGGGGCCGCCTCGGCAATTCGAGTGCGAGCGCGCGGAGGGCGGGGCGGTCCCAGGAGGCGACCGGGCCCTTCCAGCGGTCCCAGAATGGGCCTCGGCCGGCCCCGGTCAGCTCGCTGAGGCGGCCGAGGTTGTAGCCGAGCTGCAGCAGGGCGCGGCGGTCGGGCTCGTCGAGGGCGGCAAGCTCCTCGACCTTCGAGACGCAGTGTGCGACGGCCTCGTCGTCCTCGCGGTCGCTCATCTGGGCGGTTCCCGGGTCCGGGGGGGAATCGGCCCGGCCGATCAGTCTCCGCGGGGCCGGGCGAGGGAGACGATGAGCCGCTCCAGCACGGCCCGCTCGTCCAGGGTGGAGGAGCCCTTCAGCGCCAGGTCGGTCTCCAGCAGCAGGGCGGGGATGCGGTCGACGCGGTCGGGCCCGAGGTGGGCGTGCTGCCGTCCGGTCTTCTCCACGTCCCGGGGCCAGATGCCGGCCCGCTTGCAGGCGTCGGCCAGCTCCCTGCGGGCCAGCCGCAGCGCCCCGGCGTGGTGCACCTTGCGGAGGGAGATCGCCAGGGCCGCCAGCAGCCGCTGGGGGGCCTCGCCGGAGGCGAGCAGCCGGTCGAGCACGCCGAGCGCCCCGGGGGCGTCGCCGAGCGAGGCGCGGTCGATCAGGTCCCAGACCTCCAGGACCCGGCCGGCGCCGACGAGCTTCGCCACGTCCTCCCGGGTGATGGCCTTGCCGTCGCCGACGTAGGCGGCGAGCTTGTCGACCTCGGAGACGAGCAGACCCGGCTCGGGGCCGACCAGCTCGACGAGGAAACGGGCGGCCTCGGGGGGGAACTTCAGCCCCCAGCGCCCCGAGGCCAGCTTGCCGAGCCAGGAGGCCAGCTCCGAATCCCTCGGCGCCTTGCACTCGACCGAGGCCCCCGACTGCTCGACCAGCTTGGCGAGCTTCGTGTTCGACGGCCAGGACTTCACCGACAGCACCAGCACCCCCGAGTCGGGCGGCCGGGCGGCGAACGCCTCCAGCTCCTTGCGGTGGGCGGTCACGAACGGGTCGGCGTCCTCGACGATCGCCACCCGCCTGGGCGCCAGGAACGGCAGCGTCCGGACCTCGTCGAGCACCCTCGCCAGCTCCGCCTGGGCCCCGGGGAACCGCGAGACGCCCAGCTCCTCCTCATCCTGGCCCCCCATCGCGTTGCGGATGATGGCGAGGATCGCTTCCCTCCTGAGGTACGCGTCGTCGCCAAAAATAGCGTAGACCGGCAGGACTTCTCGCACCTTTCTCGGGTCGACGAATTCGAACG carries:
- a CDS encoding phospholipid-binding protein; translation: MRRNLGNGSTSLLEQVEHSIRQTTHGRIRDLAVEEVQGRFVVRGRVPSYHTKQLALYAALELLPSDRFDMNILVS
- a CDS encoding transglutaminase-like domain-containing protein, which produces MRGIDLAARTLALALALATPTLLPPRAEAQDAAPDKARDAWDAVFIGGRKVGHIHLRVEPVTAGDGRELLRVQVDSRLNIKRLDDDVVIATRYGTIETYDGRVLRLDARSLVGPNETRISGDARDDILPLTLEAGGQRRRVEIPWGDDVRGPYGPELSLSRSPMTPGERREIKTFIPDLNQVGLTVLEAREVEEVELGGDTTMSLLKVESQVKGPDGKPLPGMDATYWADSGGQILKSHTDAFGGILTYRTTKEAAEAPGSGSFDIVKASIVRVSRQITNSTGTRSAVYRVSYSGDTPIEEVFPADDRQTVRRATDGSTLLDVHTSGPRDGSGGPATVEPEYLAANPMLNSEDPGVVALTRQAIRGAADDPWAKAVAITDWVAENVREKNFETAFATARDVARDLSGDCSEHSVLTAAMCRAAGVPARVVVGLLYADDLGGFGYHMWNEVHVNGRWVAVDAALKQTEVDATHLKLNATSLDGVSPYAQFLDVVRVFNTLSLEPIEVR
- a CDS encoding phosphorylase family protein encodes the protein MTQLLPPPVPADVGIVAALPIEIGPTIDLLRDVRTYSDPEGSQRAVVEGMLGEKVVVIVSAGVGRKAAAKGARRLLGGHRPRWLVSAGFGGALDPGLRRNDVVFATEIVDAASPDAPPLAIGLTPPASTPGSKIRYSSGRLVTASKIVRTAAEKAAMRGRFAAEVVDMETASVASICADRGQRFLAIRVISDEAGADLPPEVMTVMGPTGGFRLGATIGALWKRPGSVKDLWTLREHAIEAADRLAEVLPGIIHQLD
- the holA gene encoding DNA polymerase III subunit delta → MHAFEFVDPRKVREVLPVYAIFGDDAYLRREAILAIIRNAMGGQDEEELGVSRFPGAQAELARVLDEVRTLPFLAPRRVAIVEDADPFVTAHRKELEAFAARPPDSGVLVLSVKSWPSNTKLAKLVEQSGASVECKAPRDSELASWLGKLASGRWGLKFPPEAARFLVELVGPEPGLLVSEVDKLAAYVGDGKAITREDVAKLVGAGRVLEVWDLIDRASLGDAPGALGVLDRLLASGEAPQRLLAALAISLRKVHHAGALRLARRELADACKRAGIWPRDVEKTGRQHAHLGPDRVDRIPALLLETDLALKGSSTLDERAVLERLIVSLARPRGD